TCTCGGCGAGGCCCGTGCGGGGACCGCTGGCCATCCAGCGGAGATCGTTGGAGATCTTGGTGAGGGAGACCGCGACCGTACGGAGCTGCCCGGACGTCTCCACCAGGGCGTCCCGGGCGCCCTGCGCCTCGAAGTGGTCGCGGGCCTCGGTCAGCGGCAGGCCGGTCGCGCGGGCGACCTCCGTGATGACGGCCGCGGAGAAGCCGGCCGGGGTGTTGATGCCGGTGCCCACCGCCGTACCGCCGAGGGGGAGTTCGGCGAGCCGGGGGAGTGCGGAGCGCAGCCGCTCGATCCCGTACCTGACCTGTGCCGCGTAGCCGCCGAACTCCTGCCCCAGCGTGACCGGGGTGGCATCCATGAGGTGCGTACGGCCGGACTTCACCACCGACGCGAATTCGGCCGATTTTCGCTCAAGGGAAGCGGCCAGATGATCGAGGGCGGGGATCAGGTCGCGGGTGACGGCGCCGGTGGCCGCGATGTGGATCGAGGACGGGAACACGTCGTTGGAGGACTGCGAGGCGTTCACATGGTCGTTGGGGTGGACCTCGCGCCCCTCGGGGAGCCGCTCGGTGGCGAGGGTGGCGATCACCTCGTTGGTGTTCATGTTGGACGAGGTGCCGGAGCCGGTCTGGAAGACGTCCACCGGGAAGTGCTCGTCCCAACGCCCCTCGGCGACCTCGGCCGCCGCCGAGGCGATGGCCTCCGCGCGGTCCCGGTCGATCACTCCCAGCTCCGCGTTGACCTGGGCGGCGGCGGCCTTGATCCGGGCGAGGGCCTCGATGTGGGCGCGCTCCAGGCGCTGCCCGGAGACCGGGAAGTTCTCCACGGCCCGCTGGGTCTGGGCCCTCCACTTGGCGTGTGCCGGGACCCGCACCTCACCCATGGAGTCGTGCTCGATCCGGTGGCCGTCGGCCTGGTCTGTGTCGTTCATGTTCCTCAACCTCCTATAAAAGATGAGCACTTGTCTTGTTCGATGTATTCCCATCGGGCGTACCGGCCAGTAAAAACCGTGGGTAACCCCACTTCCAGGAGGCGCAATGACGCGCACCAGGTACAGACACCGCTGG
This sequence is a window from Streptomyces sp. NBC_00691. Protein-coding genes within it:
- a CDS encoding class II fumarate hydratase; the encoded protein is MNDTDQADGHRIEHDSMGEVRVPAHAKWRAQTQRAVENFPVSGQRLERAHIEALARIKAAAAQVNAELGVIDRDRAEAIASAAAEVAEGRWDEHFPVDVFQTGSGTSSNMNTNEVIATLATERLPEGREVHPNDHVNASQSSNDVFPSSIHIAATGAVTRDLIPALDHLAASLERKSAEFASVVKSGRTHLMDATPVTLGQEFGGYAAQVRYGIERLRSALPRLAELPLGGTAVGTGINTPAGFSAAVITEVARATGLPLTEARDHFEAQGARDALVETSGQLRTVAVSLTKISNDLRWMASGPRTGLAEINLPDLQPGSSIMPGKVNPVIPEAVLMVAAQVTGNDTTVAVAGAAGNFELNVMLPVMAKNLLESVRLLANASRLLADRTVDGITANVERAREYAESSPSVVTPLNKYIGYEEAAKVAKRSLAERRTIREVVLESGYVERGDLTVEQLDEALDVLRMTRP